A single region of the Pseudomonadota bacterium genome encodes:
- a CDS encoding RidA family protein, giving the protein MAKGFNPPGTWQPHGRGFSMGVVQHAGHVIHLTGQVAWDENETIVGPGDITAQTHQCFHNIRAVLAGAGGTLDDIVAVTTYYTDTAQLPAIQAVRTRYFGGDNAPVSTSVMVAGLGHPGFLVELTAIAVIPDDRFVDPA; this is encoded by the coding sequence ATGGCCAAGGGATTCAACCCACCGGGCACCTGGCAACCCCATGGCCGCGGCTTCTCCATGGGCGTCGTCCAGCATGCCGGTCACGTGATTCACCTGACCGGTCAGGTCGCCTGGGATGAGAACGAGACGATTGTCGGCCCGGGCGACATCACCGCCCAGACCCACCAGTGTTTCCATAACATCCGCGCGGTGCTGGCGGGCGCCGGCGGCACCCTGGACGATATCGTCGCTGTCACCACCTACTACACCGACACGGCCCAACTGCCGGCGATCCAGGCGGTGCGCACGCGCTATTTCGGCGGCGACAACGCGCCGGTCAGCACATCGGTCATGGTCGCCGGCCTCGGCCACCCCGGCTTCCTGGTCGAACTGACAGCCATCGCCGTCATCCCCGACGACCGGTTCGTCGATCCCGCCTGA
- a CDS encoding GFA family protein, producing MCGAVTFEYAGPENWCAHCHCRDCRRNTSSPFTTWIGVPDGAWRFTAAEPHVYESSPGAKRYFCHVCGTPMAFSTERYPHEMHFYVASMEEPETYAPEYHSFVADQLPWVHLADGLPRNDASSDA from the coding sequence ATGTGTGGCGCCGTCACGTTTGAATATGCGGGTCCGGAGAACTGGTGCGCGCACTGTCATTGCCGGGACTGCCGGCGCAACACGTCCTCGCCCTTCACCACATGGATCGGCGTTCCCGACGGCGCGTGGCGCTTCACCGCCGCTGAACCGCATGTCTATGAGTCGTCACCTGGTGCCAAACGCTATTTCTGTCATGTCTGCGGCACGCCAATGGCGTTCTCGACCGAACGTTATCCGCATGAAATGCACTTCTACGTCGCGAGCATGGAAGAACCTGAGACCTACGCGCCGGAGTATCACTCGTTTGTCGCCGACCAGTTGCCATGGGTCCATCTGGCCGATGGCCTGCCGCGCAACGATGCAAGCAGCGATGCCTAA
- a CDS encoding ADP-ribosyltransferase domain-containing protein — translation MPVIPRFLTQAQLPKKSGLVQQDPERASFLAGEVADAAVPLAESLEAIMTKGLLNGGGNDPADQVAALNTPVPQPAADDRPPHIANLTDEIYVTGRDRALSRQVRDILVRRATEDDDPASPTFTSGVERAVAEAQQADRADRPAGISDAALLNRERHDAAMRANAVVKAQALQDREVMDRAMAELDASADSLVLASRAGGDLETSFEEVRELGERFTPGLGADVVDNFIANTHRELIEAHVLGLVSRGEIDAAEGVLSQYSGELPDGQATFLERSIESGQEALERAGKSERRQRMLLLTTRAKAGADVGWQADQLAEDGVISPAERRQLARVTRESAERQAERERLIDLAGDAAAGGAPLDAGNREHRLAAELWYAAEGEALFAGLDPEARIDTVAQAVSGLGHVPDDLHRDLVLDLRSADPAVALMASREIAALREAAPAAAGAAFTDGELARAGTVIALDGHGTDTLIPNADALAPVEAPELRTVAAFRPDAGAGKAASGSAVRDALEELTELVSSEASFDEARANALLDAIEPAPTAINAAVLGPLFARLAQLVAKGIKPARRFLERLVRWITVEPDDLTERGTPLLEPPDDSADETDHTPIPLPQESTDEGSTTSTDSTQAEDGASTGGDESGGSSATTGGDGSGADGVSTGSDAPGGSDVATDSDTLSGNGVSTGGESAGGSGVPADGRTSGGGRGGSGGGGLPIDNRTSGGGGGGSGGGGLSTGGGASTGGGQSGANVPLPSVDERKQAFRDAMGLDYQLHLDDANRDRRVSSDDDPLDDEPRTAFNLYTTEKIGSGDSTYLLVNDALRDGTVGEDPRIDAIIDMMDLGVEQLPAFEGEVFRSVDLEPDQEAKLFPGGTWVDPGFMSASLDEARTPRGRKYMFIITTHSGCDIAPYARSDFEQEILIPRGTEFDITSVEPQPDGTIHVELVEKEP, via the coding sequence ATGCCTGTGATCCCGCGTTTCTTGACCCAGGCGCAATTGCCTAAGAAGTCGGGCCTTGTGCAGCAGGACCCCGAGAGGGCCTCGTTCCTGGCCGGTGAGGTCGCCGACGCGGCCGTGCCGCTTGCCGAGAGCCTGGAGGCGATCATGACCAAGGGCCTGTTGAACGGTGGCGGTAACGATCCCGCGGACCAGGTTGCCGCGTTGAACACACCGGTGCCGCAGCCGGCGGCCGACGATCGTCCGCCACACATCGCCAATCTGACAGACGAGATCTATGTCACCGGGCGGGACCGGGCGTTGTCGCGTCAAGTACGCGACATCCTGGTACGTCGGGCGACGGAAGACGACGATCCGGCATCGCCGACCTTCACGTCCGGTGTCGAGCGTGCGGTGGCCGAGGCGCAGCAGGCCGACCGCGCCGACCGGCCGGCGGGCATCTCCGACGCCGCGCTGCTGAACCGCGAACGCCACGACGCGGCCATGCGCGCGAACGCTGTGGTCAAGGCGCAGGCCCTGCAGGACCGCGAGGTGATGGACCGCGCCATGGCCGAGCTGGACGCATCGGCCGATAGCCTGGTGCTGGCCTCGCGCGCCGGGGGCGACTTGGAGACATCGTTCGAGGAGGTGCGCGAGCTGGGCGAACGGTTCACCCCGGGCCTGGGCGCCGATGTGGTTGACAACTTCATCGCGAACACACACCGCGAGCTGATTGAGGCCCACGTGCTGGGCCTGGTCTCGCGTGGCGAGATCGACGCGGCTGAGGGTGTGTTGTCGCAATATAGCGGTGAACTACCGGACGGGCAGGCGACGTTCCTGGAGCGTAGTATCGAAAGTGGTCAAGAGGCGCTTGAGCGGGCCGGGAAGAGCGAGCGGCGGCAGCGGATGCTGCTGCTGACGACCCGCGCCAAGGCGGGCGCGGATGTCGGCTGGCAGGCGGACCAGTTGGCCGAAGACGGCGTCATCAGCCCGGCGGAGCGGCGCCAGCTCGCGCGGGTCACACGTGAGAGCGCGGAACGCCAGGCCGAGCGGGAGCGGCTGATCGACCTGGCCGGCGACGCCGCCGCCGGCGGCGCGCCGCTGGACGCCGGCAACCGCGAGCACCGCCTGGCGGCGGAGCTGTGGTACGCGGCCGAGGGCGAAGCGCTGTTCGCCGGTCTGGACCCTGAGGCACGCATCGATACGGTCGCGCAGGCGGTGTCGGGCCTGGGTCATGTGCCCGATGATCTGCACCGGGACCTGGTGCTTGATCTCAGAAGCGCGGACCCGGCGGTGGCGCTCATGGCATCGCGCGAGATCGCGGCGCTGCGGGAGGCAGCGCCGGCGGCGGCGGGTGCCGCGTTCACCGACGGCGAACTGGCGCGCGCGGGCACCGTCATCGCGCTCGATGGCCACGGCACCGACACCCTGATCCCCAATGCCGATGCGCTCGCGCCCGTTGAAGCGCCCGAATTGCGCACGGTCGCGGCCTTTCGTCCTGACGCCGGAGCCGGAAAGGCGGCGTCCGGTTCAGCGGTGCGTGATGCCCTCGAAGAACTAACCGAGCTCGTGAGCAGCGAAGCCTCATTCGATGAAGCCCGAGCAAACGCGTTACTCGATGCCATCGAGCCCGCACCTACGGCGATCAATGCCGCAGTACTTGGCCCTCTTTTTGCGCGGCTCGCACAACTCGTCGCAAAAGGCATCAAGCCTGCACGCCGATTTCTGGAGCGTCTCGTGAGATGGATTACCGTCGAGCCCGATGACTTGACCGAGCGCGGTACACCGCTCCTCGAACCGCCGGACGACTCCGCCGACGAGACGGATCATACCCCGATACCGCTTCCACAGGAGTCTACTGACGAAGGCTCCACGACCTCAACCGACAGCACACAAGCTGAAGACGGCGCATCGACTGGTGGTGACGAGTCAGGCGGCAGCAGTGCGACGACTGGCGGTGACGGGTCGGGTGCCGATGGTGTGTCGACTGGTAGCGACGCGCCCGGTGGCAGCGATGTGGCGACTGACAGTGACACGTTAAGCGGCAATGGTGTGTCGACTGGCGGCGAGTCCGCCGGTGGCAGCGGCGTGCCGGCCGACGGTCGTACGTCAGGCGGCGGTCGTGGTGGCTCAGGTGGCGGCGGTCTACCGATCGACAATCGCACTTCAGGCGGCGGTGGCGGTGGGTCAGGCGGCGGCGGTTTGTCGACTGGCGGCGGAGCGTCAACCGGCGGTGGTCAGTCCGGCGCGAACGTGCCGCTGCCATCGGTGGACGAGCGCAAACAGGCATTTCGAGACGCCATGGGCTTGGACTATCAACTGCACTTGGACGACGCAAATCGCGATCGCCGCGTGAGTTCCGATGATGATCCTCTCGACGACGAGCCGAGGACGGCGTTCAATCTCTACACGACGGAGAAGATCGGCAGCGGGGATTCGACATACCTGCTTGTCAACGATGCGCTTCGCGACGGAACCGTTGGCGAGGACCCTAGGATCGATGCGATCATCGATATGATGGATTTGGGTGTCGAACAGCTTCCGGCATTTGAGGGAGAGGTCTTTCGTTCCGTTGACCTGGAGCCCGATCAAGAAGCGAAGCTGTTCCCTGGAGGCACCTGGGTCGATCCTGGCTTCATGAGCGCCTCACTTGACGAAGCGCGAACACCGCGTGGTCGAAAGTACATGTTCATCATAACGACCCATTCTGGCTGTGACATTGCGCCGTACGCGCGATCCGACTTCGAGCAGGAGATACTCATCCCCCGAGGCACCGAGTTCGATATCACTTCGGTTGAACCCCAGCCTGATGGTACAATCCACGTTGAACTTGTGGAGAAAGAGCCATGA
- a CDS encoding portal protein — translation MNELGEKVVKRQEHLAADRSVWEEAWSELADYVLPRRADFQIKRLAGEQRLRAGKVFDSTPVLANEMLAAGLHSLLTNPDSDWFRLEMDDLAVNEIDAVKEWLEDARRRMALVFQTPSSGFAPAMHELYMDLGAFGTGCMLIEDGVRFRTFHLAEIFPVENQVGLIDTVYRRFSWTARQIAERFGEAVLPAEIKNAAAGMMGRGGHDKRPDKTFEIVHCVAPRPVRDPRRLDNRNMAFMSVYVDVKTKTVLEDSGFREFPYVVPRWAKIPGEKFGRSPAWTMLPDIKMLNAMQKTVLKGAQKTVDPPLLIADDGVIQPLSTVPGGLNYGGVDANGRQLVQPLATGARIDIGLEMIERLREHIRFAFMAPLMMTPDSPVKTATEVVIERDERLRLMSPVLGRLQTEFLGPLIERVFAILARRGAFRSAPEVLQGRAFSVRYVSPVARAQRSGDLVEFARTMEMVGPMGALDPSVYDNFDFDKGAREISQITGISAKFVRDPQEVEALRAAREEAQQQQLALQQAMEVAKAAGDAAPAIRELNAAV, via the coding sequence ATGAACGAACTGGGTGAGAAGGTCGTCAAGCGCCAGGAGCACTTGGCGGCCGACCGGTCTGTGTGGGAAGAGGCATGGTCGGAGCTTGCCGACTATGTGCTGCCGCGCCGTGCCGATTTTCAGATCAAACGTCTGGCAGGCGAGCAGCGTTTGCGCGCGGGCAAGGTGTTCGATTCAACGCCGGTGCTGGCCAACGAAATGCTGGCGGCGGGCCTGCACAGCCTGCTGACCAACCCCGACAGCGACTGGTTCCGCCTGGAGATGGACGATCTGGCGGTCAACGAGATCGACGCGGTGAAGGAGTGGTTGGAGGACGCACGCCGGCGCATGGCACTTGTGTTCCAGACGCCGTCGTCGGGCTTCGCGCCCGCCATGCACGAGCTTTACATGGATCTGGGCGCGTTCGGCACGGGCTGCATGCTGATCGAGGACGGCGTGCGGTTCCGGACGTTTCATCTGGCCGAGATCTTTCCGGTCGAGAACCAGGTGGGTCTGATCGACACGGTCTACCGACGCTTCTCCTGGACGGCACGCCAGATTGCCGAACGGTTCGGCGAGGCGGTGCTGCCGGCGGAGATCAAGAACGCGGCTGCTGGGATGATGGGTCGTGGTGGCCACGACAAGCGGCCGGACAAGACGTTCGAGATCGTGCACTGCGTCGCGCCGCGGCCGGTACGCGATCCGCGGCGGCTCGACAACCGCAACATGGCGTTCATGTCGGTCTATGTCGATGTGAAGACCAAGACCGTTCTGGAGGATTCCGGCTTCCGCGAGTTCCCCTATGTCGTGCCGCGCTGGGCGAAGATTCCGGGCGAGAAGTTCGGGCGTTCGCCGGCGTGGACGATGCTGCCGGACATCAAGATGCTGAACGCAATGCAGAAGACGGTGCTGAAGGGCGCGCAGAAGACCGTCGATCCGCCGCTGTTGATCGCCGATGACGGCGTTATTCAGCCGTTGTCGACGGTGCCGGGCGGGCTCAACTATGGCGGTGTCGACGCCAACGGGCGCCAGCTCGTGCAGCCCTTGGCGACCGGCGCGCGCATCGACATTGGGCTGGAGATGATCGAGCGGTTACGCGAACACATCCGCTTTGCGTTTATGGCGCCCTTGATGATGACGCCCGACAGTCCGGTGAAGACGGCGACCGAGGTCGTGATTGAACGCGACGAACGGCTCAGGCTGATGAGCCCGGTATTGGGCCGCCTGCAGACCGAGTTCCTGGGCCCGCTGATCGAGCGGGTGTTCGCGATCCTGGCAAGGCGCGGCGCGTTCCGCTCGGCGCCGGAGGTGCTTCAAGGCCGCGCGTTCTCCGTGCGCTATGTGAGCCCGGTCGCACGGGCGCAACGGTCCGGCGACCTCGTCGAGTTCGCCCGTACCATGGAGATGGTGGGGCCGATGGGCGCGCTGGATCCTTCCGTTTACGACAACTTCGACTTCGATAAGGGTGCGCGCGAGATCTCCCAGATCACCGGGATCTCGGCGAAGTTCGTGCGCGACCCGCAGGAGGTCGAGGCGTTGCGGGCGGCGCGCGAGGAAGCGCAGCAACAGCAACTCGCGCTGCAGCAGGCGATGGAGGTCGCGAAGGCCGCGGGCGATGCCGCGCCGGCGATCCGCGAACTGAATGCCGCCGTTTAG
- a CDS encoding DUF5680 domain-containing protein, with translation MENHNFKGFLMEAKRRTYAGQDDDAGAAEPLLPCSKQLEWQDGPLLYRDVYFGMRLFTGLETVYRDRQAVWAMSYSGGVVDGMEDAAVSDTYRFLRDALRMVPEDQPFRGPAHHKSGAFTYSAVASGDTARFEGREEIHDGGRLCYALSYAGGAVI, from the coding sequence ATGGAAAACCATAACTTTAAGGGCTTCCTGATGGAAGCCAAGCGGCGCACCTATGCCGGCCAGGATGACGATGCCGGTGCGGCCGAACCGCTGTTGCCGTGTTCCAAGCAATTGGAATGGCAGGACGGTCCGCTGCTCTATCGCGATGTCTATTTCGGCATGCGTCTGTTTACCGGGCTGGAGACGGTCTATCGCGATCGCCAAGCGGTCTGGGCGATGAGCTATTCCGGTGGTGTCGTCGACGGTATGGAAGACGCGGCGGTGAGTGATACCTACCGTTTCCTGCGCGACGCGTTGCGCATGGTACCGGAGGATCAGCCGTTCCGGGGGCCGGCGCATCACAAGAGCGGCGCGTTCACCTACAGCGCCGTGGCGTCAGGCGATACCGCGCGATTTGAGGGGCGAGAGGAAATTCATGATGGTGGACGACTCTGTTATGCGCTGAGCTACGCCGGCGGCGCGGTGATCTGA
- a CDS encoding TerL: MAQQVEIDYRPAGPTLDRFHLSDSFFRVLIGPLGSAKTTACCMEVWRRIAAQAPGAKGVRASRWLMVRSTYPELETTTIPEWRGLFGDAFGRFTHGHPPLHRINVALPDRTKVEAEVVFMALDDPDGPEKLRGMALTGIWFNELREIPRAVVTMGLGRVGRFPPQRDGGPAWFGAIADTNPCGEDHWLYEVAEVDRPDGWSVFRQPGGVVRDNGQWVENKKAENVQNLPANYYRNQLAGNTEDWIKVYLAGEYGFVMDGKPVFSEYADSVHCREVEPVKGLPVTVGLDFGLTPAALFSQQRSNGRVLWFDEVIGEDMGAVRFAEALHQRVAAQWADYEITWVGDPAGDARAQTDERTVFDILRAHDIPARPAPTNDFTLRREAVARPMGRLIDGEPGFVLHPRCRMARKALMGGYCYRRKGEGSERRVQDRPDKNEYSHIADAGQYANLGLGEGQAVLNREKTHTRRRQRVAHSDYDWSQ, translated from the coding sequence GTGGCGCAACAGGTCGAGATTGACTACAGGCCCGCCGGACCGACGCTCGACCGCTTTCATCTCTCAGACAGTTTCTTCCGTGTCCTGATCGGGCCCTTGGGCTCGGCCAAGACGACGGCGTGCTGCATGGAGGTGTGGCGGCGCATTGCGGCCCAGGCGCCCGGTGCCAAAGGCGTGCGCGCATCGCGTTGGTTGATGGTCAGAAGCACCTATCCTGAGCTGGAGACCACGACCATCCCGGAATGGCGCGGGCTGTTCGGCGACGCCTTCGGGCGCTTCACCCATGGGCATCCGCCGCTGCATCGCATCAACGTAGCGCTGCCGGATCGGACGAAGGTCGAGGCCGAGGTGGTGTTCATGGCGCTCGACGATCCGGACGGGCCGGAGAAGCTGCGCGGCATGGCGCTGACCGGGATCTGGTTCAACGAGCTGCGCGAGATACCGCGCGCCGTCGTCACCATGGGTCTGGGCCGCGTCGGGCGCTTTCCGCCGCAGCGCGATGGCGGTCCCGCTTGGTTTGGCGCCATCGCGGATACCAATCCGTGCGGCGAGGACCATTGGCTTTATGAGGTTGCGGAGGTCGACCGGCCGGACGGCTGGTCGGTTTTCCGTCAGCCCGGCGGGGTGGTCAGAGACAATGGGCAGTGGGTCGAAAACAAGAAGGCCGAGAACGTCCAGAACCTCCCCGCCAACTATTATAGGAACCAGCTGGCCGGTAACACGGAAGACTGGATCAAGGTTTACCTGGCTGGCGAGTACGGCTTTGTCATGGACGGCAAGCCGGTGTTCTCGGAATACGCCGACAGCGTGCACTGTCGCGAGGTCGAGCCGGTGAAGGGACTGCCTGTAACGGTGGGGTTGGACTTCGGACTGACACCGGCGGCGCTCTTTTCGCAGCAACGTTCCAACGGCCGCGTCCTGTGGTTCGATGAGGTGATCGGCGAGGACATGGGCGCGGTCCGTTTCGCCGAGGCCCTGCATCAACGCGTCGCCGCGCAGTGGGCTGACTATGAGATCACCTGGGTCGGCGATCCCGCCGGTGATGCGCGCGCCCAGACCGACGAACGCACGGTGTTCGATATTCTGCGGGCGCACGACATTCCCGCAAGGCCTGCACCGACTAACGACTTTACGTTACGGCGCGAGGCGGTCGCGCGGCCGATGGGACGCCTGATCGACGGCGAGCCCGGATTCGTGCTGCATCCGCGCTGTCGCATGGCACGCAAGGCGCTGATGGGCGGCTACTGCTATCGCCGCAAGGGCGAGGGCAGCGAGCGTCGGGTTCAGGACCGCCCCGACAAGAACGAATACAGCCACATCGCCGATGCCGGGCAGTACGCGAACTTAGGCCTCGGCGAAGGCCAGGCCGTGCTGAACCGCGAGAAGACACACACGCGGCGGCGCCAACGCGTCGCCCATTCCGACTACGATTGGAGCCAATGA
- a CDS encoding serine protease: MRCLRTLGLAALAALFVTAGAAGGGARAETEREALIETFAAVSPSVGALYALESDGDLKFLCTATAVDRHQGQTVILTAYHCLQRGVSYLINFGDNNLRPVTAWKIPHYAVNADAYPRAYGEPETDMALFLMAGADVLVAPLAAGSGHLVYGAKLAIVGYPLGVSKIVYEGIVAGRFERPGNDMDNYILMQIFGAPGSSGSSVVDVATGEVVGVLVAARQAMTGLPVIFATPIDYRRYLMAVHAEAHDVGPSAVGRDGDDGDGDGSGDD; this comes from the coding sequence ATGCGATGCCTCAGAACCCTTGGGCTGGCCGCGCTGGCCGCCCTTTTTGTGACCGCGGGCGCAGCCGGCGGCGGTGCGCGCGCGGAGACCGAGCGCGAGGCGCTGATCGAGACCTTTGCCGCGGTCTCGCCCTCGGTCGGTGCGCTCTATGCGCTGGAAAGCGACGGCGACCTGAAGTTCCTGTGCACGGCGACGGCGGTCGACCGGCATCAGGGGCAGACGGTGATCCTGACCGCCTATCACTGCCTGCAGCGCGGCGTGAGCTATCTGATCAATTTCGGCGACAACAATCTGCGCCCAGTGACCGCGTGGAAGATCCCGCACTATGCGGTCAACGCGGATGCCTATCCGCGCGCCTATGGCGAGCCGGAAACGGATATGGCGCTGTTCCTGATGGCGGGCGCCGACGTGCTGGTGGCGCCGCTGGCGGCCGGCAGCGGCCACCTGGTCTATGGCGCCAAGCTCGCCATTGTCGGCTATCCGCTGGGGGTGTCGAAGATCGTCTATGAGGGCATCGTCGCCGGGCGGTTCGAGCGGCCGGGCAACGACATGGACAACTATATCCTGATGCAGATCTTCGGCGCGCCGGGCTCGTCCGGCTCCTCGGTGGTGGATGTGGCGACGGGCGAGGTGGTGGGCGTGCTGGTCGCCGCGCGCCAGGCGATGACCGGCCTGCCGGTGATCTTCGCCACGCCCATCGACTATCGCCGGTATCTTATGGCGGTGCATGCCGAGGCGCATGACGTCGGGCCGTCAGCTGTCGGCAGAGATGGTGATGACGGGGATGGCGATGGTTCCGGCGATGACTGA
- a CDS encoding ADP-ribosyltransferase domain-containing protein: MPVSAEIVDLETGDVVELGADEFDKLGRLIEEYIRSDGRMGEDTRELVGFLFEILPGTGEVISAVDAIDAFAIAVSALADGDTDRALDNLLRGTISTLGAVPLLGPGVRLTKGVLKLLPGMRNLVRRMRGLDEVADALNDQALRLGINIVAAGNRRMLDGGTQAEGDLEQIPQSSTPESTDDTPPRLVGLSDEGVEAFMTSHARSLAVKAGGPFSSLTDPQAYALHVYTRRPLDPFTLNGEQVAVSIHDELNSAKRGLIPMTDALSSFSDDLESALLSLPTTGQQTFYRVASLPDALIEEIRLKGSIDDAAFMSASLLEDRALTYTGNVYMKIEASSARYFSPMAFNPLDEEVLFLPKTRFIVTEFVEGGGPEGRLLIKLREVVE, translated from the coding sequence GTGCCGGTCTCCGCCGAGATCGTCGACCTGGAGACCGGCGACGTCGTCGAACTGGGCGCCGACGAGTTCGACAAGCTCGGGAGGCTGATCGAGGAATACATCCGCTCCGACGGCCGGATGGGCGAGGACACCCGCGAGCTCGTCGGGTTCCTGTTCGAAATCCTGCCGGGCACGGGCGAGGTGATCAGCGCCGTCGACGCGATCGACGCATTCGCGATCGCGGTGAGCGCGTTGGCGGACGGCGACACGGACCGCGCGCTGGACAACCTGCTGCGCGGCACGATCTCGACCCTGGGGGCGGTGCCGCTGCTGGGTCCGGGCGTGCGTCTGACCAAGGGCGTGCTGAAGCTGCTGCCGGGCATGCGCAACCTGGTGCGGCGCATGCGCGGGCTGGACGAGGTCGCGGATGCGCTGAACGACCAGGCACTACGGCTGGGCATCAACATCGTGGCCGCCGGCAACCGCCGGATGCTCGACGGCGGTACACAGGCCGAAGGCGATCTCGAGCAGATCCCTCAGTCATCGACGCCAGAAAGCACCGATGATACGCCACCGCGACTGGTGGGGCTGAGCGATGAGGGAGTCGAGGCTTTCATGACGAGCCATGCGCGAAGCCTAGCCGTGAAGGCCGGCGGGCCGTTCTCGTCTTTGACCGACCCGCAGGCTTATGCCCTTCACGTCTACACGCGACGTCCGCTTGATCCATTCACGCTGAATGGGGAACAAGTCGCGGTCTCGATCCACGACGAACTGAACAGTGCGAAGCGTGGGTTGATTCCGATGACAGATGCGTTGTCGTCGTTCTCCGACGATCTGGAGTCGGCACTTCTGAGCTTGCCGACCACGGGGCAACAAACTTTCTATCGTGTCGCCAGTTTACCCGACGCGTTGATTGAAGAGATTCGACTGAAGGGAAGTATTGACGATGCAGCTTTCATGAGCGCGTCGCTTTTGGAGGATAGGGCTTTAACCTACACCGGTAATGTCTATATGAAGATAGAAGCATCGAGCGCGCGGTACTTTTCGCCAATGGCGTTCAACCCCCTCGACGAGGAGGTGCTGTTCTTGCCGAAGACGAGATTTATCGTGACAGAGTTTGTTGAGGGAGGTGGTCCGGAGGGACGTCTGCTCATCAAACTGAGGGAGGTCGTTGAATGA
- a CDS encoding phage capsid protein: MSVNINEAFVESYKGNVMMLVQQKGSVLRPAVVNDMQVGKNGFVDQIGATAAQKKTTRHGDTPLISTPHARRRISLVDYEWADLIDNEDKVRLLIDPTSPYAENAAWAMGRGIDDEIIEAFFGTAYSGEDGSTTVAFPAGQQVAAGATGLTIAKLREARRLLRAGEVPEDEDLYIAVSAEQLDDLLATTEVASQDFNSVKALVDGQVNRFMGFTFIHTERLPVNGSSERRVPAWARTGMQLNVGAEPKARIGERADKSHATQVYFSMSVGATRLEEKRVVEIPCVES; this comes from the coding sequence ATGTCAGTCAATATCAACGAAGCCTTTGTCGAATCGTACAAGGGCAATGTCATGATGCTCGTGCAGCAGAAGGGCTCTGTCCTTCGGCCCGCGGTCGTCAACGACATGCAGGTCGGCAAGAACGGGTTTGTCGACCAGATCGGCGCGACGGCCGCGCAGAAGAAGACGACCCGCCACGGCGATACGCCGCTGATCTCGACGCCGCACGCCCGGCGCCGGATCTCGCTGGTGGACTACGAGTGGGCCGATTTGATCGACAACGAGGACAAGGTGCGCCTCCTGATCGATCCGACCAGCCCCTATGCGGAGAACGCCGCCTGGGCCATGGGCCGGGGCATCGATGACGAGATCATCGAGGCGTTTTTCGGTACGGCGTACTCGGGCGAGGACGGTTCGACCACCGTGGCGTTCCCGGCCGGCCAGCAGGTCGCGGCAGGCGCCACGGGGCTGACCATCGCCAAACTGCGCGAGGCACGGCGGTTGCTGCGTGCGGGCGAAGTGCCGGAGGACGAAGACCTCTATATCGCGGTCTCGGCCGAGCAGCTGGACGATCTTCTGGCGACGACGGAAGTCGCGAGCCAGGATTTCAACAGCGTCAAGGCGCTGGTCGACGGCCAGGTCAACCGCTTCATGGGCTTCACCTTCATCCACACCGAGCGGCTGCCGGTTAACGGCAGTTCCGAACGGCGCGTGCCCGCCTGGGCGCGCACGGGCATGCAGCTCAACGTCGGTGCGGAACCCAAAGCGCGGATCGGCGAGCGGGCGGACAAGTCGCACGCGACCCAGGTCTACTTCTCCATGTCGGTGGGTGCGACACGCCTTGAAGAAAAGCGCGTCGTCGAAATCCCCTGCGTTGAGTCTTAA